A genomic segment from Gemmatimonadota bacterium encodes:
- a CDS encoding DUF4147 domain-containing protein — protein sequence MSEAIRRDAVTCALAGIAAVDPGDLVRHALARHRIVGDVSLVATGKAAGAMASAALSVLGQSVGRGVVISPDPVRIDVAGTTCLVGGHPIPNERGAQGARMILGVAESLRADETLLCLISGGASALTTLPAQGLSVDDIASATTLLLRAGATIEELNCVRKHLDQLKGGRLAAIAFPARVVAFVLSDVVGDSLATIASGPTVADPTTVADAIAVCRSRGVWDRLPASIRSHLEGGTDESPKPDDPRLGRAESYVIGSNVTAAEAARAQAQALGYAARIVTTSLTGEANLAGMEIVKAARDECKRVGGKVALIYAGETTVTVRGNGVGGRNQELVLGAAISMDGVPGMAVVSLGTDGIDGPTDAAGAVADGDSISKARAHGRDAHAALAANDTHTFWKSIGALVRTGPTGTNVMDIIVALAVPKGGPQGLNTPVLA from the coding sequence ATGAGCGAAGCGATTCGCAGGGACGCGGTTACCTGCGCTCTCGCAGGGATCGCAGCAGTCGACCCGGGCGATCTCGTGCGACACGCGCTGGCCCGCCACCGCATCGTTGGCGATGTCTCGCTCGTCGCCACTGGAAAGGCCGCTGGAGCGATGGCTTCCGCGGCTTTGAGCGTCCTCGGCCAATCCGTCGGCCGCGGTGTAGTCATCTCGCCTGATCCAGTACGAATCGACGTGGCCGGCACCACCTGTCTGGTTGGCGGACATCCAATACCGAATGAGCGCGGCGCCCAGGGCGCGCGAATGATTCTCGGAGTCGCCGAGTCGTTGAGAGCGGACGAAACGCTCCTGTGCCTCATCTCCGGCGGAGCGTCTGCGTTGACGACACTTCCGGCTCAGGGTCTATCTGTCGACGACATCGCGAGCGCCACGACGCTGCTGCTCCGCGCGGGGGCGACGATCGAGGAGTTGAACTGTGTCCGAAAGCACCTCGACCAGCTCAAGGGCGGCCGTCTCGCTGCAATAGCATTTCCGGCGCGTGTCGTTGCGTTCGTGTTGTCGGACGTCGTTGGCGACTCGCTCGCCACCATCGCGTCAGGTCCGACGGTCGCGGATCCGACGACCGTCGCCGACGCGATCGCTGTGTGCCGCTCGCGTGGCGTATGGGATCGGCTACCCGCATCGATACGTTCGCATCTGGAGGGCGGAACCGACGAATCGCCCAAGCCGGACGACCCGCGCCTCGGGCGCGCAGAGAGTTACGTGATCGGCAGCAACGTCACCGCCGCCGAGGCTGCACGCGCACAGGCGCAGGCGCTCGGCTATGCGGCCCGGATTGTCACGACATCACTCACGGGCGAGGCGAATCTCGCAGGTATGGAGATCGTCAAGGCGGCGCGCGATGAATGCAAGCGTGTCGGCGGCAAGGTTGCTTTGATCTATGCCGGCGAGACGACAGTTACCGTCCGTGGCAACGGGGTCGGTGGACGCAATCAGGAGCTCGTGCTGGGTGCCGCGATCTCAATGGACGGTGTTCCCGGCATGGCCGTCGTATCACTGGGAACGGACGGGATCGATGGGCCGACCGATGCTGCCGGCGCCGTTGCGGACGGCGATTCGATCAGCAAGGCGCGCGCACATGGGCGGGACGCACACGCCGCGCTGGCGGCAAACGACACTCACACATTCTGGAAATCGATCGGTGCGCTCGTGCGAACCGGGCCGACCGGCACGAACGTCATGGACATCATCGTCGCGCTTGCCGTGCCGAAGGGTGGTCCTCAGGGCTTGAACACGCCCGTGCTCGCCTGA
- a CDS encoding D-glycerate dehydrogenase yields the protein MKERNVFMTRRIPEVAIPILRQAGATVTVGQSDEEKGLTSAELLAGVRTADVLLSLLTEPITRDVLNANPRLLGVANYAVGFNNIDVVAATELGIPVSNTPGVLTDTTADLTWALILGIARRIVEAHEYMVAGRYKLWGPNLFLGGDVSPGGTGKRKVLGIVGYGRIGAAVARRAIGFDMDILAYDPHNPAAIAADAADPSRHVRASSLEDLLRESDFVSLHPLLTAETRHMISERELGMMKKTAYLINVSRGPVVDEAALVRALRDGTIAGAALDVFENEPLMVAGLAECRNAILVPHIASGSQDTRDRMATMAATNAVAHLKGERAPNVVNPEVYDSAAYVARRSAASA from the coding sequence ATGAAAGAAAGAAACGTTTTCATGACTCGCAGGATCCCGGAAGTTGCAATTCCGATCCTGCGTCAGGCGGGCGCCACGGTCACCGTGGGCCAGTCTGACGAGGAGAAGGGACTCACTTCGGCAGAGCTGCTCGCCGGCGTACGCACCGCCGACGTGCTGCTTTCGTTGCTCACCGAGCCGATCACGCGCGACGTGCTGAATGCAAATCCGCGATTGCTTGGCGTCGCGAATTACGCAGTTGGATTCAACAACATCGACGTCGTTGCCGCGACCGAGCTTGGAATCCCGGTATCGAATACGCCGGGTGTGCTGACGGATACCACTGCCGACCTGACGTGGGCATTGATACTGGGCATCGCGCGTCGAATCGTCGAGGCTCACGAATACATGGTTGCCGGCCGCTACAAGCTGTGGGGGCCGAATCTCTTCCTCGGTGGCGACGTCAGTCCAGGCGGCACGGGCAAGCGCAAGGTGCTCGGCATTGTCGGCTACGGACGCATCGGCGCAGCCGTAGCGCGACGCGCGATCGGGTTCGACATGGACATCCTTGCCTACGACCCTCACAATCCAGCCGCAATCGCGGCCGACGCAGCGGACCCGTCGCGACACGTACGCGCGTCGTCGCTCGAAGACCTGCTGCGCGAGAGTGATTTCGTATCGCTGCATCCGCTGCTCACAGCTGAAACGCGTCACATGATCAGCGAGCGCGAACTGGGCATGATGAAGAAGACCGCGTATCTGATAAACGTCTCACGTGGGCCGGTGGTGGACGAGGCGGCGCTGGTCAGAGCGCTGCGCGACGGTACAATCGCGGGTGCGGCACTCGATGTCTTTGAAAACGAGCCGCTGATGGTGGCCGGACTCGCCGAGTGTCGGAATGCGATTCTGGTCCCACACATCGCAAGTGGAAGTCAGGACACACGTGACAGAATGGCGACGATGGCAGCCACCAACGCCGTCGCGCACCTGAAGGGCGAGCGCGCGCCGAACGTCGTGAATCCGGAAGTTTACGATTCCGCCGCATACGTCGCGAGGAGAAGCGCCGCGAGCGCTTGA
- a CDS encoding pyridoxal phosphate-dependent aminotransferase — translation MTHFADRIATLGTENAFSVGADIAKVAGRGIDVVKLNIGEPDFDSAPHINEAAIAEIRRGNSHYCDPQGIIGLREAICSHLLETRGLHVMPDRVVVTTGGKPGISFAVQSCVNPGDEVIYPSPGYPIYESWITYAGATPVPLHLREESGFTFTPDDLAALITPRTRLIFLCSPSNPTGGVLSKDELESFARVIRERAPRDVRVYSDEIYEQCIFDGETHHSIAVEDGMEDRTIISSGHSKGFAMTGWRLGYCVLPTAAEAAVFKQLTINTVSCVPPFIQEAGRVALTSPESAPGIAKMVAAFQERRDWIVPTLNAMPGVRCQNPKGAFYVFPNVSGLCEQLGIIDAYEALPSGRRARTAPSAMLQMYLLYSYGVATMDRNSFGKIGADGQHFLRLSIATSLERLKEGVERIRQASQDPKAFARFMDEEKLYS, via the coding sequence ATGACTCATTTTGCTGATCGGATTGCAACGCTTGGCACCGAGAATGCCTTCAGCGTCGGCGCAGACATCGCCAAGGTCGCTGGACGCGGCATCGATGTGGTCAAGCTCAATATTGGTGAACCTGATTTCGACAGTGCCCCTCACATCAACGAGGCGGCGATTGCCGAGATCAGGCGTGGCAACTCGCATTACTGCGATCCGCAGGGGATAATCGGTCTGCGGGAGGCGATCTGCAGTCACCTGCTGGAAACGCGTGGCCTGCACGTGATGCCGGATCGTGTCGTCGTTACGACGGGAGGCAAGCCTGGTATCAGCTTCGCCGTTCAATCGTGCGTGAACCCCGGTGACGAGGTGATATATCCGAGTCCCGGCTATCCGATTTACGAATCCTGGATCACGTACGCCGGTGCAACGCCGGTACCGCTGCATCTGCGCGAGGAATCCGGATTCACGTTCACGCCGGACGATCTCGCGGCGCTCATCACGCCGCGCACGCGCCTCATCTTCCTGTGCTCGCCTTCCAACCCGACCGGCGGTGTGCTCTCGAAGGATGAACTGGAATCCTTCGCGCGCGTGATTCGTGAGCGCGCGCCGCGCGACGTTCGGGTGTATTCGGATGAGATCTACGAGCAGTGCATCTTCGACGGAGAGACGCATCACAGCATCGCCGTGGAAGATGGGATGGAAGATCGCACGATCATCTCCTCCGGGCATTCCAAGGGATTCGCAATGACGGGTTGGCGACTCGGCTACTGCGTTCTTCCGACCGCCGCTGAAGCTGCGGTCTTCAAGCAACTGACGATCAACACCGTCTCGTGCGTTCCGCCATTCATTCAGGAAGCGGGCCGAGTTGCGTTGACGAGTCCGGAATCGGCGCCCGGAATTGCGAAGATGGTCGCCGCATTTCAGGAACGTCGCGACTGGATCGTCCCCACCCTGAACGCAATGCCCGGAGTGCGATGCCAGAACCCGAAGGGCGCGTTCTACGTCTTCCCCAACGTTTCGGGGCTGTGCGAGCAGCTCGGAATCATCGACGCGTACGAGGCGCTTCCCTCCGGGCGACGGGCTCGCACTGCGCCATCGGCAATGTTGCAGATGTACTTGCTGTACAGCTACGGCGTCGCGACGATGGATCGCAACTCCTTCGGTAAGATCGGCGCGGACGGCCAGCACTTCCTGCGTCTCTCCATAGCGACCAGCCTCGAACGGTTGAAGGAGGGTGTCGAGAGAATCAGGCAGGCCTCCCAGGATCCGAAAGCCTTCGCACGCTTCATGGACGAAGAAAAGCTGTACAGCTGA
- a CDS encoding HNH endonuclease, whose product MVPVRRALRLLLDGKAEIVETDADKLIRSERLSIPHPAVIRLTRFIHVPRKFRRQVTNTFLFARDRYTCQFCGRKQSALKGRESLTRDHLIPLSRGGLNVWTNVVTACSPCNTRKANHLPSEIGMHPLSAPFEPHFVQLAWAVRRLTPAQSKYIEIFYGRATLDDLRSIDSTLAAS is encoded by the coding sequence ATGGTTCCGGTACGTCGTGCGCTCCGACTCCTGCTCGATGGGAAGGCGGAGATTGTGGAGACGGATGCGGACAAGCTGATCCGATCCGAACGCCTCTCGATTCCGCACCCGGCTGTAATCCGCCTCACGCGTTTCATCCACGTGCCGCGCAAGTTCCGCCGCCAGGTGACGAACACGTTCCTTTTCGCGCGCGATCGCTACACATGTCAGTTCTGCGGTCGCAAGCAGTCCGCACTCAAGGGACGCGAATCGCTCACGCGCGATCATTTGATCCCACTATCGCGTGGGGGGCTGAATGTATGGACCAACGTCGTCACGGCGTGCAGCCCGTGCAACACGCGCAAGGCGAATCACCTGCCGAGCGAGATCGGGATGCATCCGCTTTCCGCGCCGTTCGAGCCGCATTTCGTTCAGTTGGCATGGGCGGTGCGTCGTCTTACGCCCGCGCAGTCCAAGTACATCGAGATCTTCTACGGACGCGCAACGCTCGATGACCTGAGATCGATCGACTCGACACTCGCTGCCAGCTGA